One window of the Rosa rugosa chromosome 3, drRosRugo1.1, whole genome shotgun sequence genome contains the following:
- the LOC133736055 gene encoding uncharacterized protein LOC133736055 → MERFGGRSLRPGSAFYARASSLPSRYSQWLSRIWFRAAEFAYSKDLVSGLFWLGGDFVQEFPRKRFIRVLREMNMWKLILWKWEVLILVSICGRLVSGWIRIMVFFVERNSS, encoded by the exons ATGGAAAGGTTTGGTGGTAGGAGTCTTAGACCTGGTTCTGCTTTCTATGCTCGTGcctcttctcttccttctcggTATTCACAATGGCTTTCAAG GATATGGTTCAGAGCAGCCGAATTCGCCTACAGTAAGGACTTAGTTTCTGGTTTGTTTTGGTTAGGTGGAGATTTTGTGCAAGAATTTCCCAGAAAACGTTTTATAAGAGTTTTGAGAGAGATGAATATGTGGAAATTGATACTGTGGAAATGGGAGGTGCTGATTTTGGTTTCGATTTGTGGGAGGCTGGTTTCGGGTTGGATTAGGATTATGGTGTTCTTTGTGGAGAGGAACTCATCCTGA
- the LOC133736812 gene encoding probable L-ascorbate peroxidase 6, chloroplastic/mitochondrial isoform X1: protein MAHHHSLLSPSLPTTPTTSHSQIHTSLSSTPAMASVALGGAAATSTRCLLPSARASLSLSRFSPSSLKCRGLGSSPLISHLFLSRKASPMACSSSRGFAAAPKCAASDPEQLKLAKEDIKELLKTKFCHPILVRLGWHDSGTYNKNIEEWPQSGGANGSLRFELELKHAANAGLVNALKLIQPIKDKYSGVTYADLFQLASASAVEDAGGPKIPMKYGRVDVSAPEQCPEEGRLPDAGPPSPADHLREVFYRMGLNDKEIVALSGAHTLGRSRPERSGWGKPETKYTKDGPGAPGGQSWTAQWLKFDNSYFKDIKEKRDEDLLVLPTDAALFEDPSFKVFAEKYAEDQEAFFKDYAEAHAKLSNLGAKFDPPEGIVIDDGAQPVPEKFVAAKYSSGKRELSDSMKQKIRAEYQAIGGSPDKPLQTNYFLNIIIVISVLAILTSLFGN, encoded by the exons ATGGCACACCATCACAGTCTTCTCTCCCCATCACTCCCAACAACTCCAACAACATCCCACTCCCAAATTCACACTTCCCTTTCTTCAACTCCAGCCATGGCCTCCGTCGCTCTCGGCGGCGCCGCCGCTACATCTACTCGCTGCCTCCTCCCCTCCGCCAGAGCCTCCCTCTCTCTGTCTCGCTTTTCTCCTTCGTCTCTCAAATGCCGAGGCCTCGGCTCTTCTCCGCTCATCTCTCACCTCTTCCTCAGCCGCAAAGCCTCGCCGATGGCGTGCTCCTCCAGCCGCGGCTTCGCCGCAGCTCCGAAATGCGCGGCTTCCGATCCCGAGCAGCTCAAGCTTGCGAAGGAGGACATCAAGGAGCTCCTCAAGACTAAGTTCTGCCATCCAATTCTG GTTCGGCTGGGATGGCACGATTCTGGAACTTACAACAAGAACATTGAGGAGTGGCCGCAGAGTGGCGGAGCTAATGGGAGCTTGAGGTTTGAGCTTGAGCTTAAGCACGCCGCTAATGCAG GTCTTGTGAATGCTTTGAAGCTTATTCAGCCTATCAAAGACAAGTACTCTGGTGTCACATACGCAGACTTGTTCCAATTGGCTAGTGCTAGCGCTGTGGAG GATGCTGGGGGCCCAAAGATTCCTATGAAGTATGGGAGAGTTGATGTTTCAGCACCAGAGCAGTGCCCAGAAGAAGGAAGGCTTCCTG ATGCCGGCCCCCCTTCACCTGCTGATCATCTACGTGAGGTGTTCTACAGAATGGGGTTAAATGACAAG GAAATAGTTGCATTATCAGGGGCACACACTCTGGGGAGGTCCAGACCTGAACGCAGTGGTTGGGGCAAGCCAGAGACAAAGTATACG AAAGACGGGCCAGGTGCACCAGGAGGACAGTCTTGGACAGCACAATGGTTGAAGTTTGATAATTCCTACTTCAAG GATATCAAGGAAAAAAGGGATGAAGATCTACTAGTGTTGCCTACTGATGCTGCTCTTTTTGAAGACCCATCATTCAAG GTATTTGCTGAGAAGTATGCTGAAGATCAAGAAGCCTTCTTCAAGGACTATGCTGAAGCTCATGCTAAACTCAGCAATTTAGGAGCCAAATTTGATCCTCCAGAG GGTATTGTGATCGATGATGGTGCACAACCTGTACCGGAAAAGTTTGTGGCAGCTAAATACTCATCTGGCAAG AGAGAGCTATCAGACTCTATGAAGCAGAAGATCCGGGCAGAGTATCAAGCTATTGGTGGAAGCCCAGATAAGCCTCTACAGACAAACTACTTTCTAAATATAATAATTGTAATATCTGTTTTGGCAATTTTGACATCACTATTTGGAAACTAA
- the LOC133736812 gene encoding probable L-ascorbate peroxidase 6, chloroplastic/mitochondrial isoform X2, protein MAHHHSLLSPSLPTTPTTSHSQIHTSLSSTPAMASVALGGAAATSTRCLLPSARASLSLSRFSPSSLKCRGLGSSPLISHLFLSRKASPMACSSSRGFAAAPKCAASDPEQLKLAKEDIKELLKTKFCHPILVRLGWHDSGTYNKNIEEWPQSGGANGSLRFELELKHAANAGLVNALKLIQPIKDKYSGVTYADLFQLASASAVEDAGGPKIPMKYGRVDVSAPEQCPEEGRLPDAGPPSPADHLREVFYRMGLNDKEIVALSGAHTLGRSRPERSGWGKPETKYTKDGPGAPGGQSWTAQWLKFDNSYFKDIKEKRDEDLLVLPTDAALFEDPSFKVFAEKYAEDQEAFFKDYAEAHAKLSNLGAKFDPPEGIVIDDGAQPVPEKFVAAKYSSGKD, encoded by the exons ATGGCACACCATCACAGTCTTCTCTCCCCATCACTCCCAACAACTCCAACAACATCCCACTCCCAAATTCACACTTCCCTTTCTTCAACTCCAGCCATGGCCTCCGTCGCTCTCGGCGGCGCCGCCGCTACATCTACTCGCTGCCTCCTCCCCTCCGCCAGAGCCTCCCTCTCTCTGTCTCGCTTTTCTCCTTCGTCTCTCAAATGCCGAGGCCTCGGCTCTTCTCCGCTCATCTCTCACCTCTTCCTCAGCCGCAAAGCCTCGCCGATGGCGTGCTCCTCCAGCCGCGGCTTCGCCGCAGCTCCGAAATGCGCGGCTTCCGATCCCGAGCAGCTCAAGCTTGCGAAGGAGGACATCAAGGAGCTCCTCAAGACTAAGTTCTGCCATCCAATTCTG GTTCGGCTGGGATGGCACGATTCTGGAACTTACAACAAGAACATTGAGGAGTGGCCGCAGAGTGGCGGAGCTAATGGGAGCTTGAGGTTTGAGCTTGAGCTTAAGCACGCCGCTAATGCAG GTCTTGTGAATGCTTTGAAGCTTATTCAGCCTATCAAAGACAAGTACTCTGGTGTCACATACGCAGACTTGTTCCAATTGGCTAGTGCTAGCGCTGTGGAG GATGCTGGGGGCCCAAAGATTCCTATGAAGTATGGGAGAGTTGATGTTTCAGCACCAGAGCAGTGCCCAGAAGAAGGAAGGCTTCCTG ATGCCGGCCCCCCTTCACCTGCTGATCATCTACGTGAGGTGTTCTACAGAATGGGGTTAAATGACAAG GAAATAGTTGCATTATCAGGGGCACACACTCTGGGGAGGTCCAGACCTGAACGCAGTGGTTGGGGCAAGCCAGAGACAAAGTATACG AAAGACGGGCCAGGTGCACCAGGAGGACAGTCTTGGACAGCACAATGGTTGAAGTTTGATAATTCCTACTTCAAG GATATCAAGGAAAAAAGGGATGAAGATCTACTAGTGTTGCCTACTGATGCTGCTCTTTTTGAAGACCCATCATTCAAG GTATTTGCTGAGAAGTATGCTGAAGATCAAGAAGCCTTCTTCAAGGACTATGCTGAAGCTCATGCTAAACTCAGCAATTTAGGAGCCAAATTTGATCCTCCAGAG GGTATTGTGATCGATGATGGTGCACAACCTGTACCGGAAAAGTTTGTGGCAGCTAAATACTCATCTGGCAAG GACTAG
- the LOC133736813 gene encoding aldehyde dehydrogenase-like — protein MATKELQSVAFGSKEAAAMVKELRESYGSGKTRSYEWRVSQLKNIEKMTEYHEQEIIEALRSDLSKPEFESYIQEIALLKNSCTLALKELESWMKPEKVYLHVKSSPVIFPSSAEIVPEPLGVVLVISAWNYPLLVTLDPVVGAIAAGNAVVVKPSELALATSSLLAKLLGDYMDNSCVRVVEGAVAETSALLEQKWDKICYTGNRRVGRIVMASAVKHLTPVLLELGGKCPAVVDSGIDLQVYMDIFLFQVLKL, from the exons ATGGCGACGAAGGAGTTGCAGAGCGTAGCGTTCGGTTCAAAAGAGGCGGCGGCTATGGTGAAGGAGCTGAGGGAAAGTTATGGCTCCGGTAAGACCAGAAGCTACGAGTGGAGAGTGTCGCAACTGAAGAACATTGAGAAAATGACGGAGTATCATGAACAGGAAATCATTGAGGCTCTTCGCTCCGACCTCTCCAAACCCGAATTTGAATCCTACATTCAAGAG ATAGCGCTATTGAAGAACTCGTGTACATTGGCACTTAAAGAACTCGAGTCTTGGATGAAGCCTGAAAAGGTCTATTTGCAT GTTAAATCTTCACCAGTCATTTTTCCGTCGTCAGCCGAAATAGTGCCCGAGCCTCTTGGTGTCGTACTAGTAatttcagcatggaattatcctttGT TGGTGACCCTTGATCCAGTTGTCGGAGCCATTGCGGCCGGTAATGCTGTGGTTGTAAAACCGTCGGAACTTGCTCTAGCCACATCGTCATTGCTTGCGAAACTATTAGGAGACTACATGGATAACTCTTGTGTTAGAGTTGTTGAGGGGGCTGTTGCTGAAACATCTGCACTATTAGAGCAAAAGTGGGACAAAATATGTTACACAG GCAACCGAAGAGTGGGACGGATAGTGATGGCTAGCGCCGTGAAGCACCTTACACCAGTTCTTTTAGAGCTCGGAGGAAAATGTCCAGCTGTGGTTGATTCTGGCATTGACTTACAAGTATATATGGATATCTTTCTTTTCCAAGTCCTGAAACTCTAa